A genomic segment from Capra hircus breed San Clemente chromosome 7, ASM170441v1, whole genome shotgun sequence encodes:
- the LOC102183415 gene encoding olfactory receptor 2V2, with product MEIWLNQSYTHDFVLLGIFSHSSTDLVLFSAVMMVFIVALCGNVLLICLIFMDSRLHTPMYFFLSQLSLMDLMLVCTNVPKMAANFLSGRKSISFLGCGMQIGLFVCLVGSEGLLLGLMAYDRYVAISHPLHYPILMSQRVCLQIAGSSWVFGIIDGLIQMVVVMTFPYCGLREVDHFFCEMLSLLKLACIDTSIFENVIFACCVFMLFLPFSIIVASYARILRTVLHMHSAQAVRKALATCSSHLTAVFLFYGAAMFIYLRPKRYRAPSHDKVVSVFYTVLTPMLNPLIYSLRNREVMGALRKGLDHCRIVNHH from the coding sequence ATGGAGATATGGTTGAATCAATCATACACACATGACTTTGTCCTCTTGGGCATCTTTTCCCACAGTTCCACTGACCTTGTTCTTTTCTCAGCAGTCATGATGGTCTTCATAGTAGCCCTCTGTGGGAATGTCCTCCTCATCTGCCTCATCTTCATGGATTCTCGACTTCATacacccatgtacttcttccttagTCAGCTCTCCCTCATGGACCTGATGTTGGTTTGTACCAATGTGCCTAAGATGGCGGCCAACTTCCTGTCTGGCAGGAAGTCTATCTCCTTTCTGGGTTGTGGCATGCAAATTGGCCTTTTTGTCTGCCTTGTGGGCTCTGAAGGGCTCTTGCTGGGACTCATGGCTTATGACCGGTATGTGGCCATTAGCCACCCACTTCACTATCCCATCCTCATGAGTCAGAGGGTCTGTCTCCAGATTGCTGGGAGCTCGTGGGTCTTTGGGATAATAGATGGTTTGATCCAAATGGTGGTAGTAATGACATTTCCGTACTGTGGCTTGAGGGAGGTGGACCACTTCTTTTGTGAGATGTTATCCTTGTTAAAGCTGGCCTGTATAGACACATCCATTTTTGAGAATGTGATATTTGCTTGCTGTGTCTTCATGCTGTTTCTTCCCTTCTCCATCATTGTGGCCTCCTATGCTCGTATCCTGAGAACTGTACTCCACATGCATTCTGCTCAGGCTGTCAGAAAGGCTCTCGCCACCTGTTCCTCCCACCTGacagctgtgttcctcttctaTGGGGCAGCCATGTTCATCTATCTGAGACCTAAGCGCTACCGGGCCCCAAGCCATGACAAGGTGGTCTCTGTCTTCTACACAGTCCTTACTCCTATGCTGAACCCCCTCATTTATAGCTTAAGAAATCGGGAGGTGATGGGAGCCCTGAGAAAAGGGCTGGACCATTGCAGGATTGTCAACCACCACTGA